Below is a window of Jonesiaceae bacterium BS-20 DNA.
GTCTTTGGGAGCGGGACTTACAAACGGTCGCGGCACTTGGCGCAAAGATGGGCCTTGACTCGGGTACGCTTTCGCCGCTGCTGAAACGCCTCGAAGGCGCTGGGTTTATTCGAAGGCAACGGAGCGCCCATGATGAGCGTTCAGTTGTGGTTGGATTGACGCCCCAGGGACTGGCATTGAAGCAGGCAGCGGCGCTCGTCCGGGCTGAAGTTGAAGCTGACACCCAGCTCAGCACGGCAGAATTTATCCAGCTAAGACAGCAACTAAAGCAACTGACCGAAAATATTGCGGGTACAAGCAGTCAGTAACGCCTAGTTCCTAGGGTGGGGAACGGTCAGTTTGAATGGGCGCGCAGATGGACCTTTAGACTGTGCGGAAAGAAGTTTTCCAAGCATCTTGGTCTGCGCTACCTTAGCCTTGCAGGGGCGGACCTCAGCCGGTGACCGCAGCCTCCGGAGGTTTTTGGACTTGTTAACGATAATGATTTGAGGATGCATGACCGACAAAGTGACCGTTGATATTTGGTCTGATATTGCTTGCCCGTTTTGCTATATCGGCAAGAAGAAGTTCGAAGCAGCCGTGGCACAATCAGGTATTCCTGTGACAGTTACGTACCGGTCATTTGAGCTTGGGCCCAATACGCCGGAGGACGTTGCCGAGTCGCACGCATACCTGCTGGCACTCAAGATGGGAGTCAGCCCGGATGAGGCGAAGGCAATGGAACACCAGATTACCCAGGCAGCTGAGGCAAGCGGCTTGGAGTTTCGGTACGACCAGCTCAAGCCTGCGAACACCCGCAAAGCCCACCAGTTGCTTCACTTCGCTAAGGCGGCGGATAAACAGGTGGAGATGGCCGAGCGGCTCTTGGCAGCCCACTTTACTGAGGGGCGCCACGTTGGTCAGATTGCGGAGTTGGTATCCCTTGGGGCTGAGGTCGGATTAGACCCGGACGAGGTCACGCGTGTGCTCGAGTCCGGTGAGTTTCTTTCCGAGGTCGATGCCGACATCGCCCAGGCGGCGTCCCTTGGGATCCGTGGGGTGCCATTTTTTGTCCTCAACGGCAAGTATGGCGTAAACGGCGCGCAGGAGCCCGAGCAGTTTGTGGCAGCGCTTCAGCAGGCGCAGCAAGACCAGTAGTGAGGGTTAGGCCGATCATGGGTATCAGCCGCCAGGGGGTCCAGTAGCCAGCGTGGATGCGGAACTCGGTTCGTCCTAGAGCCGTTAGGTAGCCTAAACGAGCAAGCCTGTTCCCTGAGGCGAATTTCTATCCAGATCGCCGTAGACCCGGCACGATTGTGAATGAGTCGAACCGATCCGGTAGGGATTGCCCTGTCTGGTGGAAGTATGGCGCCCGGTAGTAGATCATCGGGTAGTGGCAATCTGGAAGAAACCAGTGCGCAGCATCATTTTTATTTCAATCGGCTCTGCCCAACCCGGCAGAAGTAGCTATCCAAACAGGAGAAACCGGCAGAAATGTTTCAAACCATTCTTGGAGTAACAAGAACTCAGGTGAACCCTGCCGAGGGGTATGACGGTTTTATCGGTTGGGTCTTAGGCCTGATTGAAAGCCTTGGCGAGACCGGCGTTGGACTTGCGGTGTTGATTGAGACCTTCATTCCGCCGATTCCCTCGGAAGCGGTCTTACCCACGGCGGGGTTCTTGGCCTATGAAGGCCGGATGAGCGCTTGGTTAGCGTGGGCGGCAGCAACGTTGGGTGCGCTCATCGGCGCTTGGGCTTGGTACGCAATTGGTGCGGCACTCGGCAGGGAGAGGACCCGCAAACTGGTAGGCAAAGTTCCTCTCATGGAATTTGAGGACTTTGACCGGGCGGAAAAATTCTTTGCCCGGTGGGGTGTAACGGCCGTTCTCTTGGGGCGTTGTGTTCCACTAGTGCGTTCGTTTATTTCTATTCCCGCAGGTATTGAGCGGATGCCTCTGGGCAAGTTTACGTTTTACACCGCGCTTGGATCTGGCGTGTGGAACGGGATTTGGGTTGGTTTGGGCTTTGCCTTTGGGCCTGCGATCAAGCCAATTTTGGAACAGTGGAGCGGAGTGCTGTCCAACATCGTTGTCGTTGTCATTTTGGTATTGGTGCTGTGGTTTGTTATCGCCCGGTTGGCTCGCAAATTTAGGGCGAAGAACGCCTAAGCTTCCTCTTAGAATCAGCACGCACGATTCAGCTTCCCAAACGTGGAGATTAATGTGGGAAGTTGCGGAGCATCCACAGACCACATGGTTGAACCAACCTACTGGGCCTGCGAACCGATAGTGTTGTTCCGTGACTACTTCAGTGCAAAGCCAAACTGGGCTATTTATTTCCTTTGAGGGCGGCGACGGTTGCGGAAAAACTACGCAGGCCCGTCTCCTTGGTACTTGGTTGGCGGAGCACCTTGGGGTGGAACTGTGCCTCACCCGTGAGCCCGGCGGAACGACTATGGGCCAGCAGGTGCGTAATTTGGTGCTGCACGGCGAGGACATGGGTGCGCACGCAGAGGCGCTGC
It encodes the following:
- a CDS encoding DsbA family oxidoreductase, producing MTDKVTVDIWSDIACPFCYIGKKKFEAAVAQSGIPVTVTYRSFELGPNTPEDVAESHAYLLALKMGVSPDEAKAMEHQITQAAEASGLEFRYDQLKPANTRKAHQLLHFAKAADKQVEMAERLLAAHFTEGRHVGQIAELVSLGAEVGLDPDEVTRVLESGEFLSEVDADIAQAASLGIRGVPFFVLNGKYGVNGAQEPEQFVAALQQAQQDQ
- a CDS encoding DedA family protein translates to MFQTILGVTRTQVNPAEGYDGFIGWVLGLIESLGETGVGLAVLIETFIPPIPSEAVLPTAGFLAYEGRMSAWLAWAAATLGALIGAWAWYAIGAALGRERTRKLVGKVPLMEFEDFDRAEKFFARWGVTAVLLGRCVPLVRSFISIPAGIERMPLGKFTFYTALGSGVWNGIWVGLGFAFGPAIKPILEQWSGVLSNIVVVVILVLVLWFVIARLARKFRAKNA